One region of Gorilla gorilla gorilla isolate KB3781 chromosome 15, NHGRI_mGorGor1-v2.1_pri, whole genome shotgun sequence genomic DNA includes:
- the CALM1 gene encoding calmodulin-1 isoform X1, with protein MADQLTEEQIAEFKEAFSLFDKDGDGTITTKELGTVMRSLGQNPTEAELQDMINEVDADGNGTIDFPEFLTMMARKMKDTDSEEEIREAFRVFDKDGNGYISAAELRHVMTNLGEKLTDEEVDEMIREADIDGDGQVNYEEFVQMMTAK; from the exons ATG GCTGATCAGCTGACCGAAGAACAGATTGCTG AATTCAAGGAAGCCTTCTCCCTATTTGATAAAGACGGCGATGGCACCATCACAACAAAGGAACTTGGAACTGTCATGAGGTCACTGGGTCAGAACCCAACAGAAGCTGAATTGCAGGATATGATCAATGAAGTGGATGCTGATG GTAATGGCACCATTGACTTCCCCGAATTTTTGACTATGATGGCTAGAAAAATGAAAGATACAGATAGTGAAGAAGAAATCCGTGAGGCGTTCCGAGTCTTTGACAAG GATGGCAATGGTTATATCAGTGCAGCAGAACTACGTCACGTCATGACAAACTTAGGAGAAAAACTAACAGATGAAGAAGTAGATGAAATGATCAGAGAAGCAGATATTGATGGAGACGGACAAGTCAACTATGAAG AATTCGTACAGATGATGACTGCAAAATGA
- the CALM1 gene encoding calmodulin-1 isoform X2, which produces MRSLGQNPTEAELQDMINEVDADGNGTIDFPEFLTMMARKMKDTDSEEEIREAFRVFDKDGNGYISAAELRHVMTNLGEKLTDEEVDEMIREADIDGDGQVNYEEFVQMMTAK; this is translated from the exons ATGAGGTCACTGGGTCAGAACCCAACAGAAGCTGAATTGCAGGATATGATCAATGAAGTGGATGCTGATG GTAATGGCACCATTGACTTCCCCGAATTTTTGACTATGATGGCTAGAAAAATGAAAGATACAGATAGTGAAGAAGAAATCCGTGAGGCGTTCCGAGTCTTTGACAAG GATGGCAATGGTTATATCAGTGCAGCAGAACTACGTCACGTCATGACAAACTTAGGAGAAAAACTAACAGATGAAGAAGTAGATGAAATGATCAGAGAAGCAGATATTGATGGAGACGGACAAGTCAACTATGAAG AATTCGTACAGATGATGACTGCAAAATGA